A stretch of DNA from Melopsittacus undulatus isolate bMelUnd1 chromosome 23, bMelUnd1.mat.Z, whole genome shotgun sequence:
GCAGGGGCTCATGAAGAAGTACTTGAGGCGGCGGcgcagctcctcctcctccgcctcCGCGCTCCCGTGCGCGGCCCCGCGGCCCAACAGCCGCTCGGTCTCTGGGGGGGGCACCAACGGTGACCCCCGGgtaccgggacccccccccgggcaccgggaccccccccgggtaccgggaccccccccgggcaccgggaccccccccgggtaccgggaccccccccccgggcaccgggaccccccccggGTATCGGGACCCCCCCCGGgtaccgggacccccccccgggtaccgggaccccccccccgggcaccgggacccccccccgggtaccgggaccccccccccgggtACCGggaaccaccccccccccccgttacctCCGGCCCCCCGCTCACCTGAGGGCGCCGCCATGACACCGCCGCAGCCTCCTCACATGACCGCGGCACACAGCGCCCGCCCCTTTGGCTGTGGCCACGCCCCCCTGGTGGTAACCCGGCCCATCTGCGGGTGGAGCCACGCCCACCGGCACGTGATTGGTCAGCTGTGCCCATTGGGCGGGCGAGGCCACGCCCACCCGCTGGGCTGGCTGTGCCGGGGTGGTGACGTAGGGGGGCACGTACGTGTGCGGTGACGTGGGACACGTGAGACACATGGACTGTCACATGGGACAAGGGGGGTATAAATACGTACAGTGACATGGGACACGTGGGACACACACATGTACAGTGACATGGGACACGTGGGACACATGTACAGTGACATGGGACACGTGGGACACATGTACAGTGACATGGGACACGTGGGACACACACATGTACAGTGACATGGGACACGTGGGACACATGTACAGTGACATGGGACACGTGGGACACACATGTACAGTGACATGGGACATGTGGGACACATGTACAGTGACATGGGACAAGGGGTACATACATGTACAGTAACACGGGACATACCAGGGCACATACATGTACAATGACATGGGGCATGTGGGACACATGTACAGTGACATGGGACAAGGGGTACATACATGTACAGTAACACGGGACATATCAGGGCACATACATGTACAATGACATGGGGCATGTGGGACATATGTACAGTGACATATCACGTATGAATGCATACATGTACAGTGATATGAGACGTGGGGACACATGAACATGGATGGTGACACATGGCATGAAGTGACGTGTCCATGCATGCTTGCATGTGGCATGGTGGGGCACATCCATGTCAGAAGAGTGACATGTTTTGTGGGGGGACACGTCCATGGATGGTGACATGCATCATGGGGTGACATGTCCATGGATGGTCACACACAGCATGGAGGGACAGGTCCATGTACAGCACCTGTGCCACGGTGGGACATGCCCATGCCATGTCCCACACATGATGGAGGAGGACACATACCCACCACCCATCCCCATCACACACCACAGCATCATCCCCTCCATGGGACCTTTATTCCCCTCTCCTCCTTGAGCTGTCCCAATGTCCTCATGGTGTCCTCATGGTGTCCTCATGGTGTCCTcatggtgtccccatggtgtccccatggtgtcctcatggtgtccccatggtgcccccatggtgtccccatggtgtccTCATGGTGTCCTCATGGTGTCCCCAGGGTGTCCCCATAGTGTCCCCATGGCTtccccatggtgtccccatggtgtccTCATGGTGTCCCCATAGTGTCCCCATGGCTtccccatggtgtccccatggtgtccTCATGGTGTCCCCATAGTGTCCCCATGGCTtccccatggtgtccccatggtgtccTCATGGTGTCCTCATGGTGTCCCCATAGTGTCCCCATAGTGTCCCCATGGTGCCCCCATGGTGTCCTCATGGTGTCCTCATGGTGTCCCCAGGGTGTCCCCATAGTGTCCCCATGGCTtccccatggtgtccccatggtgtccTCATGGTGTCCTCATGGTGTCCCCAGGGTGTCCCCATAGTGTCCCCATGGCTTCCCCATGGCTTCCCCATGGCTtccccatggtgtccccatggtgtccccaGGGTGTCCCCATAGTGTCCCCATAGTGTCCCCATGGTGCCCCCATGGTGCCCCTCAGGCCCCCTTGGGCAgcggctccagcagcagccagagcccGTCCTCGGTGCGCAGGATGAGCTCGGGCTTGCGCCGCGGCGGCCGCGCCGGGTCCAGGCGGATGCGGAACCGTGCCACGGTCAGGGCCGCCACCACCTTCATCTCAGCCATGGCGAAGCTCTGCCCGATGCAGTTCCTGCCACCACAGCCCTTCTGTCACCTCCAGGGGTGCCAGCAGCCACCGTCCGGCCCGGTGGAACCTCCCCATGGCGATGGGGATGCCCCCAGGACACCAGACTTGGGGCCATCACCCCTCCATGCAATAGGGACCTTGGTGTCCCCACCATGGCTCACCTGGGGCCAGCAGAGAAGGGGATGAAGGCCAACGGGGACCGTCCCTGGCTGTTCTCTGGGCTGAATCTCAATGGGTTGTAGACCTGGAGTGCCACCACGGGGACATgggtgtccctacccatggtgATGGGGACATCTGCCTGCCCCATGGCCATGCCCCCAACCCCGTGAGGTTCTACCTGAGGATCAGGCCACATTTCGGGGTTGTGATGGGTCCCATAGATGCTCATCAAGCAGGTGACCCCTGTGGGACAGCAACGGCGCCCTTAGGGACACGGGGACAAGGCGACGGCAGCGGGGGACGCACCGGGGGAGCCGTACCCTTGGGGATGACCCTTCCATCGCGCGTGGCCAGGTCCTGGGTGCAGCATCGGCACACGGCAGTCACCGGGGGATGCAGGCGGAGGCTCTCCTTGATGCACATGGTGGTGAAGGGCAGGCGGGACAGGTCCTCCCTATGGACAAGGGATGGTGGCACCGGTGTCCCCGTGGCGGCCAAGGGGCGGCGATGGGCACCGCTCACCATTCGATGTCTTCCGCATCCCGGCCCTTGAGGAGCTCCTGGACCTCCTGGCGGCAGcgctcctggtgctgctggtggccgGCCAGGTTGTAGAGCAGCCAAGCCAAGGCGCTGGCTGTGGTGTCGTGGCCTGCAGGGGCACGGGATGAgcctggggacatggggggcaccTCCTCGCCAGGGTGCCCGGTGCTGCCTTGTCCTCACCGGCAAACATGAAGGTGTTGGCCTCGGCTGCGATGTCCTCGTCCGTCAGCGCATTCCCATCCTCGTCCTGCCAAGGGTGAATGCGGTGCTCAAGAGGCCACCACCGTTCCATGGCCACCACCGTTCCATGGCCACCACCGTTCCATGGCCACCACCATTCCATGGCCACCACCGTTCCATGGCCACCACCATTCCATGGCCACCACCGTTCCATGGCCACCACCCTTCCATGGCCACCACCGTTCCATGGCCACCACCGTTCCATGGCCACCACCGTTCCATGGCCACCACCGTTCCATGGCCACCACCCTTCCATGGCCACCACCATTCCATGGCCACCACCCTTCCATGGCCACCACCACAGCTCTGTGGCCACCACTCCCCCCCAATGGCCACCACCCCATGGCCACCTTAGCGAGCAGCAGGAGGTCGATGAAGTCCATGCGCTGGCCGCGGTGATGGTCCAGCCAAGCCTGGTGGcccaggcactgcagagcctgGCGCCGGCGCTGCACCACAGCCGCGGTGAAGCCGTGGACGGTGGCACAGGCCTGGGTGAAGCGGCGCCCGTCGCCCGAGAGCCGGTAAAGCCACCAGGAGTAATGGAGAAGGTGCTGCTGGCGCCGCACCACCAACCTGCTCAGCTCCAGGATGGCCTCGATGTACTCGCTGGGCTGCCTATGGACCATCATGAGTGGGCAATGGGGCCACCCCAATGGCCAGGGGCAGCTTCAGGTTATGGGGGACGCCCAAAGGCTTTGAGGAATaaggggggaccccaaaaaGGAGGGGTTGGGGTGGTGGGACCTTGATGGGTAGAAAGTCCATGGGACCATCAGGGTTGCTCAACAGGGCCCACCCCATTGAGCttcaatggggacatggggtggCAGAAGGTCCCATGGCCATAGGGACATGTGGGGTGATGACACCTGAAGGGGACTTCACTGGGGACCAAACCTGAGCAGATAGGACCCCAAAAGGGACATGGGATGACCTTGATGGGTGCAAAGCCCAGGGAGGACCCCAGCAGGGGACAGAGTAAGGGGTGCCCCTTGTGTGGGGACCCTAAGAAGGGAGCAGAGGGTGACAGGACACAGGGTGCTGCTCACTGCTGGCAGTGGCTCTCATGGCTGAAGATGCATCTCTGGAGGCTGTCCAGGGTGAGGAGGCTGAGCTGGTCCAGCACCTCCAGCGCCACCGCAGCACCCATGGGCCCCGCTGCTGCGCACCACTTGTCCTGTGCAGGGATGgacaggatgggtgctgggtgcaggatgggtgctgggggctggggaTTGcaatggggacaggatgggtgctgggtgcaggatgggtgctgggggctggggaTGGCGACGGGgacaggatgggtgctggggcaggatgggtgctgggggctggggaTTGcaatggggacaggatgggtgctggggcaggatgggtgctgggggctggggatggcgatggggacaggatgggtgctgggtgcaggatgggtgctgggggctggggaTGGCGATGGGGACAGGAcgggtgctggggcaggatgggtgctgggggctggggatggcgatggggacaggatgggtgctgggtgcaggatgggtgctgggggctggggatggcgatggggacaggatgggtgctgggtgcaggatgggtgctgggggctggggaTTGcaatggggacaggatgggtgctgggtgcaggatgggtgctgggggctggggaTGGCGATGGGGACAGGacgggtgctgggtgctggatgggtgctgggggctggggatggcgatggggacaggatgggtgctgggtgcaggatgggtgctgggggctggggaTTGcaatggggacaggatgggtgctgggtgcaggatggatgctgggggctggggATTGcaatggggacaggatgggtgctgggtgcaggatgggtgctgggggctggggaTGGCGATGGGGACAGGacgggtgctgggtgctggatgggtgctgggggctggggaTGGCGACGGGgacaggatgggtgctgggtgcaggatgggtgctgggggctggggatggcaatggggacaggacgggtgctggggcaggatgggtgctgggtgctggatgggtgctgggggctggggaTTGcaatggggacaggatgggtgctggggcaggatgggtgctgggggctggggatggcgatggggacaggatgggtgctgggtgcaggatgggtgctgggggctggggaTTGcaatggggacaggatgggtgctggggcaggatgggtgctgggggctggggaTGGCGACGGGgacaggatgggtgctggggcaggatgggtgctgggggctggggaTGGCGATGGGGACAGGacgggtgctgggtgcaggatgggtgctgggggctggggatggcgatggggacaggatgggtgctgggtgcaggatgggtgctgggggctggggaTGGCGATGGGGACAGGAcgggtgctggggcaggatgggtgctcaCGTGCATGATGCGGGTGCTGTGGTTGAAGATGCCCAGGTAGGACTTGAGCAGGTCCCCATGGAAGGCGGGCGTCAGGAGGCGCCGGTGCTGCACCCACTTGCGCTcatggctcagcagcagcccgTCCCCTGCAGGGGGTCACCCATTGCCAGCCATggtgcacccatgggtgctgcctgcCCCACCCAGCACCCCTGAGCCCCCACTCACCCAGCCAGGGCTGGAGGAAGCCGTAGAAGAGCTGGTCCTTGGGGGCAAtggaggctgcaggaggggagcagggctgAGGGTGGCCTCATGCCAAGGAGGGTGCTGGGGTCCCTTGGGTGGGGGACCCATCAGTACCACAGGACGGGGGGTTGGGTGCAAGGAGGCCACCAGGTTGGTGGTGACACCTTTGGGTGGCCATGGGGCCCCTCAAGGACAGGCTGGTGGCCACTGTTGAGTGCTATAAGGGCTACCT
This window harbors:
- the LOC101876690 gene encoding cytochrome P450 4F22, encoding MALGPILALLGPILALLGPILALLGSLRLLSRLRNTCGHLRSFPCPPWRGWILGHMGMAKSTEEGLEQAEALAARYRRGCLWWLLPWLPVLRLFHPDTLRPVLTAAASIAPKDQLFYGFLQPWLGDGLLLSHERKWVQHRRLLTPAFHGDLLKSYLGIFNHSTRIMHDKWCAAAGPMGAAVALEVLDQLSLLTLDSLQRCIFSHESHCQQQPSEYIEAILELSRLVVRRQQHLLHYSWWLYRLSGDGRRFTQACATVHGFTAAVVQRRRQALQCLGHQAWLDHHRGQRMDFIDLLLLAKDEDGNALTDEDIAAEANTFMFAGHDTTASALAWLLYNLAGHQQHQERCRQEVQELLKGRDAEDIEWEDLSRLPFTTMCIKESLRLHPPVTAVCRCCTQDLATRDGRVIPKGVTCLMSIYGTHHNPEMWPDPQVYNPLRFSPENSQGRSPLAFIPFSAGPRNCIGQSFAMAEMKVVAALTVARFRIRLDPARPPRRKPELILRTEDGLWLLLEPLPKGA